A window of Chitinophagales bacterium contains these coding sequences:
- a CDS encoding class I SAM-dependent methyltransferase, giving the protein MGNKNWYVDWFNSPFYHKLYFQRDEKEAAAFIDHLIEHLQPLPGSRMLDIACGKGRYSRQLSDKGFFVTGIDLAPDSIEYARQFESDNLEFFQHDMRLPFRVNYYDYGFNFFTSFGYFASRREHEDAMRTMAGALKTGGKLIIDYLNPHYAEDHLIPEENRQIKDTSYEIHRWQEEGYFFKRIKVTDPTLRQPIEYTERVMKFSLGDFTEMLAYEHFQVKEVFGNYALQPYDVRKSPRLIVIAEKYQ; this is encoded by the coding sequence ATGGGCAACAAGAATTGGTATGTGGATTGGTTCAATTCCCCTTTTTACCATAAACTCTATTTTCAGCGGGATGAAAAGGAAGCGGCTGCTTTTATCGATCACCTGATCGAACACCTGCAACCCCTGCCCGGTTCCCGCATGCTGGATATCGCCTGTGGAAAAGGCCGGTACAGCCGCCAATTATCCGACAAAGGTTTTTTTGTTACCGGTATTGACCTGGCCCCGGACAGTATTGAATATGCCCGGCAGTTTGAATCCGATAACCTGGAATTCTTTCAACACGATATGCGCCTGCCCTTTCGGGTCAATTACTATGATTATGGCTTTAACTTTTTTACCAGCTTTGGCTATTTCGCCAGCCGTCGCGAACATGAGGATGCCATGCGTACGATGGCAGGAGCGTTGAAAACAGGTGGAAAATTGATCATCGATTATCTCAATCCACACTATGCCGAAGACCACCTCATTCCTGAAGAGAACCGGCAAATAAAGGATACCAGCTATGAAATACACCGCTGGCAGGAAGAGGGCTACTTCTTTAAACGGATCAAAGTAACCGACCCCACACTCCGCCAACCAATTGAGTACACTGAACGTGTGATGAAATTTAGCCTGGGTGATTTTACTGAAATGCTCGCCTATGAACATTTCCAGGTAAAAGAAGTATTTGGCAACTATGCCTTGCAACCTTATGATGTTAGAAAATCGCCCCGGTTGATCGTAATAGCAGAGAAGTATCAGTGA
- a CDS encoding cysteine desulfurase: protein MNRIYLDNAATTALHPEVLEAMLPYLTTHFGNPSSIYSYGRETRLAIESARKSVARLLNAHPAEIFFTSGGTESNNTAITAAIRDLGCRHIITSPIEHHAVLHTVEHYDHQDLVTSSFVRILPNGDVDLDDLEAQLAAQPERCLVTLMHANNEIGNILDIQRTGEICKKYNAIFHSDCVQMVGHFPMDLRNTPVHFISGAGHKFHGPKGTGILYVNENVQIKPFIHGGGQERNMRAGTENVYGIVGFAKALEIAMANFEKDSAYVSDLREYMIRTLNQQLPDVKFNGNLEGKNLYTVLNVSFPKSEKSEMLLFNLDIHHICASGGSACTSGADQGSHVIRAMHNDPNRVAVRFSFSHFNTKEEIDRVVNLLKELL from the coding sequence ATGAATCGGATCTATCTTGATAACGCTGCTACAACGGCGCTTCATCCCGAAGTGCTGGAGGCCATGTTGCCTTATTTGACAACGCATTTTGGGAACCCGTCATCGATCTATTCCTATGGCAGGGAGACCAGATTGGCGATTGAGAGTGCCCGCAAATCAGTGGCTCGTTTACTCAATGCCCATCCGGCCGAGATCTTTTTCACCAGTGGTGGAACCGAAAGCAATAACACGGCCATCACAGCCGCGATCCGTGACCTGGGTTGCCGGCATATCATCACCTCACCGATCGAACACCATGCGGTACTCCATACAGTGGAACACTATGATCATCAGGATCTGGTGACCAGCTCATTTGTGCGAATATTACCCAACGGTGATGTGGACCTCGATGACCTGGAAGCACAACTGGCCGCCCAACCCGAAAGATGTCTCGTAACATTGATGCATGCCAACAATGAGATCGGTAATATTCTGGATATTCAGCGAACCGGAGAAATCTGTAAAAAATACAATGCCATTTTTCATTCGGATTGCGTTCAGATGGTAGGGCATTTCCCCATGGATCTTCGGAATACACCTGTTCATTTCATTTCCGGGGCCGGCCATAAATTTCATGGCCCAAAGGGAACAGGTATCCTTTATGTGAATGAGAATGTTCAGATCAAACCCTTTATTCATGGTGGCGGACAGGAACGAAATATGCGTGCGGGCACCGAAAATGTATATGGCATTGTTGGCTTTGCCAAGGCGCTCGAGATCGCTATGGCGAATTTTGAAAAGGATAGTGCCTATGTATCCGACCTTCGCGAGTATATGATCCGGACGCTTAACCAGCAATTACCCGATGTAAAATTCAACGGTAATCTGGAAGGGAAGAATCTTTATACCGTGCTGAATGTGTCCTTCCCCAAATCCGAGAAATCGGAAATGTTATTATTCAATCTCGACATTCATCATATCTGTGCTTCGGGAGGCAGTGCCTGTACAAGTGGGGCCGATCAGGGATCCCATGTCATACGTGCCATGCATAATGATCCCAACCGGGTGGCTGTACGTTTCTCCTTCAGCCATTTCAATACGAAGGAAGAGATCGATCGTGTGGTCAATTTGCTAAAAGAACTACTCTGA
- the glmM gene encoding phosphoglucosamine mutase, which yields MALIKSISGIRGTIGGKPGETLSPLDVVRFTAAYGTIISRGKTDKVKIVTGRDGRISGGLVRNLVNSTLNALGIDVVDLDLSTTPTVEVAVTMEKADGGIILTASHNPREWNALKLLNEKGEFISAETGKEVLDLAAREDFVFSTVDKLGLTISHTNYLEKHIQAILEYPLVDRESIAGKKFKIVVDAINSTGAIYVPALLNALGVEDIVVLNGEINGQFAHNPEPLPEHLVDLSREVVRQKADLGIAVDPDVDRLCFVNEDGSMFGEEYTLVAVADYVLGKRKGNTVSNMSSTKALKEVTLQHGGQYFPSAVGEVNVVKKMKEVDAVIGGEGNGGIIVPDFHYGRDALIGIALFLSHLAQKGKSIASLRKLYPQYFISKNKIELEAGVNLPVVLDKIREKYKNHPVNTEDGLKIEFENDWVHLRSSNTEPIIRIYAESDFESKADNMAKRLMEDIREVL from the coding sequence GTGGCACTGATAAAAAGCATTTCTGGCATACGTGGTACGATCGGCGGTAAACCTGGCGAAACACTCTCTCCCCTGGATGTGGTCCGTTTTACAGCGGCCTATGGCACGATCATTTCCAGGGGGAAAACAGATAAGGTAAAGATCGTTACCGGACGGGACGGGCGGATCAGCGGGGGATTGGTCAGAAACCTCGTGAACAGCACCCTGAATGCACTGGGAATCGATGTTGTAGACCTTGACCTTTCAACCACCCCAACGGTAGAAGTGGCCGTGACGATGGAAAAGGCAGATGGGGGCATTATTCTTACGGCAAGCCATAACCCCCGTGAATGGAATGCGCTGAAACTGTTAAATGAAAAAGGGGAGTTTATCTCTGCCGAAACCGGAAAAGAGGTACTTGATCTTGCAGCCCGGGAAGATTTTGTCTTTAGCACCGTAGACAAACTGGGCCTGACCATTTCCCATACAAATTATCTTGAGAAACATATCCAGGCCATTCTGGAATATCCGTTGGTAGACCGGGAATCCATTGCCGGAAAGAAGTTTAAAATAGTTGTTGACGCCATTAATTCAACAGGTGCCATTTATGTGCCGGCCCTGTTAAATGCGTTGGGGGTGGAGGATATCGTGGTCCTCAACGGAGAGATCAATGGACAGTTTGCCCATAACCCCGAACCACTTCCGGAACACCTGGTTGATCTGAGCAGGGAAGTGGTAAGACAGAAAGCGGACCTGGGTATTGCAGTGGATCCCGACGTGGACCGGCTCTGTTTTGTCAATGAAGATGGATCCATGTTTGGCGAAGAATATACACTTGTGGCAGTGGCGGACTATGTATTGGGAAAACGAAAGGGCAATACGGTCAGCAATATGAGCAGTACGAAGGCGCTTAAAGAAGTGACGCTGCAACATGGCGGACAATATTTTCCTTCTGCCGTTGGTGAAGTGAATGTGGTGAAAAAAATGAAAGAGGTAGATGCGGTTATTGGTGGAGAAGGAAATGGCGGGATCATTGTACCCGACTTTCACTATGGCCGGGATGCGCTGATCGGAATCGCTTTATTCCTGTCTCATCTCGCTCAAAAAGGGAAATCCATTGCTTCCCTTCGGAAATTGTATCCCCAGTATTTTATTTCCAAAAACAAAATAGAATTAGAAGCAGGCGTCAACCTGCCTGTTGTTTTGGATAAGATCCGCGAAAAATATAAGAATCATCCGGTCAACACCGAAGATGGCCTGAAGATCGAGTTTGAGAACGACTGGGTTCACCTTCGATCCTCCAATACCGAACCGATCATCCGCATCTATGCCGAAAGCGATTTCGAATCCAAGGCCGACAATATGGCCAAACGATTGATGGAGGATATTCGGGAGGTGTTGTAG